A single Salminus brasiliensis chromosome 20, fSalBra1.hap2, whole genome shotgun sequence DNA region contains:
- the grsf1 gene encoding G-rich sequence factor 1: MAVCSRTALIWSLLRGPGASLAPALRRATSTAVCGGRADSAQFTAWRERRTWVTGPALNLHTSTLTWTSQRRSLCSEAPEKHEYPSLTDYCADANKDLFVIRVKGLPYSCTADDLLNFFSDCQIRGGVSGIHLMQNKYGQSNGEAFIELQHERDIGKALEKDRQYLGPRYIEVYEITNNDADAILKGTEDKCEDGVVKLVGLPFNCTEEDVRQFFSGLDIAEGGVTFAANRKGRSLGMAFVQFTTPEMADQALKRDRELIGHRYIEVFPSKKSAIWVQHNSRDGEATVYKMTNNDADAKLKGTEDKCEDGVVKLVGLPFNCTEEDVRQFFSGLDIAEGGVTFAANRRGRSLGMAFVQFTTPDMADQALKRDRELIGHRYIKVFPSKKSAIWAQHGRRDRVSTANSLPTHFVHMRGIPFQATAEDIVDFFYPIRVFKILIEFGSRGQPLGLADVYFTSHCDAVSAMVNDKRYFANRRVELFLNAEE, encoded by the exons ATGGCTGTCTGTAGTCGGACAGCGCTCATTTGGTCACTCCTGCGAGGCCCTGGAGCGAGTTTGGCTCCGGCTCTTAGGAGAGCCACCAGCACGGCTGTGTGTGGAGGAAGAGCGGACTCTGCCCAGTTTACAGCCTGGAGAGAAAGACGCACATGGGTAACTGGCCCTGCACTGAACCTCCACACCTCCACACTTACCTGGACATCACAGCGGAGATCCTTGTGCTCAGAG GCACCAGAAAAGCACGAGTACCCATCTCTAACGGACTATTGTGCCGACGCTAATAAGGATCTCTTTGTTATCCGCGTCAAGGGTCTGCCATATTCCTGTACTGCCGACGACCtgttgaattttttttctg ATTGTCAAATTCGTGGTGGTGTAAGTGGAATCCATTTAATGCAGAACAAATATGGACAGTCAAATGGTGAGGCCTTCATTGAGCTGCAGCATGAGAGGGACATTGGTAAAGCCTTGGAGAAAGACAGGCAGTACCTTGGACCTCGCTACATAGAAG TGTATGAAATAACAAATAACGATGCAGATGCCATACTGAAGggcacagaagacaaatgtgaAGATGGTGTGGTCAAACTCGTAGGTCTTCCATTTAACTGCACAGAAGAGGATGTTAGACAGTTCTTCTCAG GGCTGGACATTGCGGAGGGTGGAGTTACGTTTGCTGCGAACAGAAAAGGCCGAAGCTTAGGCATGGCATTTGTACAGTTTACCACCCCGGAGATGGCAGATCAAGCTCTGAAGAGGGACAGAGAGCTCATTGGACACAG GTACATCGAGGTGTTCCCCAGCAAGAAGAGCGCGATTTGGGTCCAACACAACAGTAGGGACGGAGAGGCTACAG TgtataaaatgacaaataacgATGCAGATGCCAAACTGAAGggcacagaagacaaatgtgaAGATGGTGTGGTCAAACTCGTAGGTCTTCCATTTAACTGCACAGAAGAGGATGTTAGACAGTTCTTCTCAG GGCTGGACATTGCGGAGGGTGGAGTTACGTTTGCTGCGAACAGAAGAGGCCGAAGCTTAGGCATGGCATTTGTACAGTTTACCACCCCGGATATGGCAGATCAAGCTCTGAAGAGGGACAGAGAGCTCATTGGACACAG GTACATCAAGGTGTTCCCCAGCAAGAAGAGTGCGATTTGGGCCCAACACGGCCGTAGGGATAGAGTGTCTACAG CAAACAGTCTACCAACACACTTTGTACACATGAGAGGGATACCATTTCAAGCCACCGCAGAAGACATAGTAGAT TTTTTCTACCCTATTAGGGTTTTCAAGATTCTGATAGAGTTCGGTTCTCGTGGCCAACCCCTGGGCCTTGCCGATGTTTACTTTACATCACACTGTGAtgcagtgtcagcaatggtcaACGACAAAAGATATTTTG CCAACAGACGTGTCGAGTTGTTCCTAAATGCAGAAGAGTGA